A window of the Desulfovibrio sp. genome harbors these coding sequences:
- a CDS encoding HD domain-containing protein — MKLLCALEECRGTYRCGQLTATVHQIAETLGRAVDAKDSRLFEHSALTADFATVLALAHGLSAKQTDLVHIAGHLHDIGKIGIPDNIFLKPAKLDRSEWALIREHPKIGAEILRPIELFSARHGVVDMVLSHHERFDGGGYPHGLSGRDIPLGGRILAVADSLAAMLEHRAYRQPMSLSEALHEIERCTGSWYDPEICRDLLGNIDEFAEVLLRHSGGSAPKERLTSRAQARAFAQALEETS; from the coding sequence ATGAAGCTTCTTTGTGCGTTAGAAGAGTGCCGTGGCACCTACCGGTGCGGCCAGTTGACCGCAACGGTCCATCAGATAGCTGAAACCCTCGGACGGGCGGTGGACGCCAAGGACAGCCGCCTGTTCGAGCATTCGGCCCTCACGGCCGATTTCGCCACAGTACTGGCTTTGGCCCACGGTCTTTCAGCCAAGCAGACGGACCTGGTTCACATCGCCGGTCACCTGCACGACATAGGAAAGATCGGCATCCCAGACAACATCTTCCTGAAGCCCGCGAAATTGGACCGGAGCGAATGGGCTCTCATAAGGGAGCATCCCAAAATCGGCGCCGAGATCCTAAGGCCCATCGAACTCTTTTCCGCCAGGCACGGCGTGGTGGACATGGTGCTGTCCCATCACGAGCGTTTTGACGGCGGCGGTTACCCGCATGGACTTTCAGGCAGGGACATCCCGCTGGGCGGGCGTATCCTCGCAGTGGCCGACAGCCTCGCGGCCATGCTCGAGCACCGGGCCTACCGACAGCCCATGAGCCTCAGCGAAGCATTGCATGAGATCGAACGGTGCACCGGTTCATGGTACGACCCGGAAATCTGCCGGGACCTCCTTGGCAACATCGATGAATTCGCCGAGGTGCTGTTGCGTCACTCTGGCGGTTCGGCACCCAAGGAGAGACTAACGTCACGAGCCCAGGCGCGAGCTTTCGCACAAGCATTGGAGGAAACAAGCTGA